The genomic stretch ATCGCCGCACCGCAGGCGCGCAGATGGTGGGCGAAGGCGTCCAGTGCCGCCGATCGGCCGCTACCCGACGGTCCGGTGACCAACAGGCCGCCGGCCCGTGCCAGCTCCACGATCGACGGCGCGCCGTCGTCCCCGCCGGGGCCGACCGGCAGCGGGAGCGTTCCGTCCACCGTGGCGGTGCCGCCCCCGGCACGGTGAGCACGGGCTCGGGCGGCAGCTCGGCGATGCGCAGCGGCGGAGGGCTCGACACCGGACCGCCGCGCGCCTCGGTGAGGGGGCGGGGCAGCGTCAGCTGGCACTCCGTCGCCTCCTCACCCAGCAGCGCGCGGCCCGGGGGGCGGTGCGAGGGAACGGCTCGGGCAGGAACGCCGGCCATGGCGTAGTCGGCGCGATCGGGCAACGGCAGTACGAGACGCTGGCGGGCGAGCGCCGCCAGCCGGCCACCCGGAACGGCACGGTCAGCGGTGATCACACACGTCAGGCCGGCGGCTGCGCCGTCGCGGGCCAGCCTGAGGAGGGCGGTCGAGCCACGTCCCGGATCGTGCTCGTCGAGCAGCGCGCTGAACGCCTCGAGGCCGTCGACGAGCAGCAGGATCCGGGGTGCCGGCCGATCGTGCGGACCGGCGCGTCGGGCGGCCACCTCGGTGGCGAGGCGGTCCACGAGTCGGACGGCGCGGAGCGCGTCCTCCCCGCCCACCGCGGTGCCGGTGTGCGGCAGGCCCGCGGCGTCGGCGGCGAGGGAACCCCCGCCTGACTCGAGCACGTGCACGTGCAGCTCGTCCGGGTCCAGGCGGTGCACCGCCTCCCCGAGGACGGTGCGCAGGAGCGTGGTCCGCCCGCTGCGGGCGCCGCCCACCGCCAGCCAGGCGCCGCCCTCGGCCAGGTCGACGGTCAAGGGCTCCTGGAGCTGCCGGTCCGGTCGGTCCACCAGCCCGATCACCAGCGCCGTCTGCGCTCGGCCGTCGTCCAGTGGGCTCGCCCGGTCAGGGGAAGGGGCCGGGACGATCCGGTCGGGCAACGGCGGTCGCCACGGCCGGTGCGGAGGCGCGATGCCGGACTCCCGCACGCGACCGATGAGAGCTTCCCGGGCCCGCGACAGGTCGTTCTGCCGGTCCCGCGCCGAAGAGGGGGTGATCGGGGCTGCGAGCAGGGGCCACGACCAGCGTCGGACCTCCGGGACCGCCTCACCGGAGCGCTGCGGGGCCGTGGCCACCCGCGCCACCTGCACCAGGGTCGGTGCCCCGCTGCCCGAGCGGAGGAACGCGCGGCCGGGCACGTCGACCGGCAGATGAGCGGCTGACGTGGTCCCCAGCACGTCGCGAGAGTCCGACTCGTCGGTGGTGCGCAGGCAGATCCGCAGTGTGCAGTTGGCCCGGATCTCGGGGGACACCACGCCGCCCGGCCGTTGGGTGGCGAGCACCAGGTGCACGCCGAGCGACCGGCCCCGCTGGGCGATGCCGACGAGGCCGGGCACGAACGCGGGCAGTTCCTCGGCGAGGGTGGCGAACTCGTCGACGACGATGACCAGCCGGGCCAGTTCCACCTCTTCCGGGAGCGCGGCGATGTCGGCCACCGCGTGCCGGGCCAGCACCGCCTCACGGCGCGAGAGTTCGGCCGAGAGGGAGCGCAGCGCCCGCTGGGTGGTCTGACCGTCGAGGTCGGTCACCAAACCGACCGTGTGCGGGAGGTCCGCCGCTTCGGCGAACGCGGCGCCCCCTTGTAGTCGACCAGCAGGAAGGAGCACCGGCTGGGCGGATGGTTCATCGCCAGACCCGTGATGAGCGTCTGGAGCAGCTCCGACTTGCCCGATCCGGTGGTGCCGGCGACGAGCGCGTGCGGCCCCTGCCGGACGAGGTCGAGTTGCACCGGACCCTGCGCCGAGCGGCCGAGGGCGGCGACCAGTCGGTCCCGCCCGTGCGACCACGCACCGGTCAGTCGGCCGGTGTCGTCGAGGCGCAGGCCACCTGCGGGGAGATCCAGCAGCCGCACCGCCGACGGCAAGCCGCCACCCGAGCCTGCCGGCACCAGCCCGGCCAGATCCCGGGCCAGGTCCGCGGCCACCGCCAGGGGCATGCGGTCCACGGTCACCCCTGGCCGGTCCGGCGTCCCTTGGACGCCGAGCACCGCCTGGTCCCCCGTCTCCCCCTGCAGGCAGAGGACCGCGTCGAGGGGGACCGGCAGGTCCTCGGGGGTGTCGGCCAACGTCAGGACCACGACGCCGGCATCCCGGCCCGAGCGCAGGACGGCGACCAGTTCGGGAGGGAGGGCGCGGTCGACGAGCACGAGGAGACGGCCCCGAGACGGACCGGCTGCGCGTGGCGGATCGGCGGATGCGGCCCGCCGGAGTGCGACGAGGTCGGTCAGCCACGCGTGCAGCGCCTCGTCAGGGCCGTCCGCAGCACCCGGCTGGACGCGAACGGCGTGCGGACCAAGGTGCGGAAGCCATCGCACCCACGCCCAGTCGGGTAGGCGGGCAGGGTCGGTGAGGAGCGCCAGGTCGACGTCCCCCGGCGCGTGCAGCACCGCGAGCTGCGCGAGCACCGTCGTCACCGCGCCGAGCGCCCGTGCCCGGGGACCGGCAACGGCGAGGCCGCCGTGGGCGGCGAGGTCGACCACGACCGGCAGGGATGCCGCGGTCTCCTGCGCCCGGGAGCCGTCCGCCTGCCGGCGGACCACGCGGGTCGTCCCCGGCCCCGAGCCCACGCGCGCCGACAGCGTCTCGGACCCGCGGGCGGACCGGGTCCAGAGCAGATGGGTACGGCGACGGGCGGCCGTCGCCACCGTCGCCGGATCGGGGTGAGTCGTCTCGATCGCCCGTCGGTCGGCCCGAACCGCCTCGGCGACGCGTGCTTCCGCCGAGGCCAGCTCCGCGGCGTGGGTCGCGGCCTCCCGCTGCCCGGCGCGGCGGCCGGACCAGCGTTCCGACAGCCAGGTCCCCACGCCCACGACAGGGCTGAGCAGAGCGAAGAACAGGAAGGTGGGAGTGGCCAGGAGCCACGCCATCAGGCCGCCGGCGACCGCCGGCAGCAGGATCGCCACCCACGCGAGGCGCCGACGTGGCGGCGCAGAGGGCGGCCCGGGGATGGCCACCTCGACCTCACCGTCGGGGGCGGTCAACCGTGGTGTGGGCCGCAGCCGCAGACGCCCTCCGGGTGCCGGCTCCAGCGCTGCCGGTGAGCCGGCCGGCCCGGTGACCCTCAGCGAACTGGCACCGATGCGCAGCACCGCGTCGGCCGGCCACACCGCCGGGACGCGGCCGAGGTCGACGCCGTCGAGCCGGCTGCCGTTGGTCGAGCCCTGGTCCGCCACGGTGATGGCGCCGTTGCCGACCTCGACGACCGCGTGGCGCCGGGACACATCGGGGTCGTCGATGCGCACGGCGACGTCGCCCGCGCGGCCGACCTCGTGCCGCCCCAGGGCCAGGGGGTGGGTGTGCCCGGCCGCCGGACCGCCCACGACCTGCAGCTCCAGCGGACTCGAGTGGTTGTTCGCGGCAGTGGGTGCCGGGCCGTCGCAGCCCAGCACGGCGCCGTGCCCCAGGTGCGGCGATGTCAGGCGCAGGTCGCCGGCCAGCCGGACCGGCCCTTTCCACAGAGCTGTCACCGTCGACCCCGTCACCCTGCTCAGTGCGGGCAGCACGGCCTCGACGGTGTCCACGTCCGCAGCCGTCACCTCGACGTCCACGGCCGCTCCGTCGCACCACAGCGTCCAGCACCGTGCAGCTCTGGCCGTCGGAGCCCCGGGGGTGTCGATCACCGCGAGATCGTGACCGAGATCCACCGCGCCGGGGTGGGCCGGGCCGCAACCTGTGGACAGGGCCGGGCCCTGTGGACGGCGGGCGACGCGGTGCCGGCGGTCGGCCTAGCGTTCGCCGGGACCGGGAGGGACCCGGACCGAGGAGGACCCGTGAAGGTCGACATCGCCACCCTGCAGAACATGGCGGGGCAGTGCCGCGCCGAGGCCGCCGACACCGCCGGCCGCCACGCGGCGCTGTCCAGCAGCATCAACATGTCGGTGCTGGACGGCTGGACCGACAGCCAGGCCGCGCTGCGGTTCACCGAGCTGTACGAGCAGTGGCGGCTCTCGGCGCAGGGCGTCAGCGACGCACTCACGGGCATGGGCACGCTGCTGACCAACGTCGCGGGCTCGTACCAGCAGCACGAGGCCGAGATGGCGGCCCGCATCGGCTCGATGCTGTGACCGCGCGGGTGGCGTAGGTCGCCCGTCGGGCGCGCCGCGGGCCCGCCCGTAGGATCACGACCCGTTCAGGCGGGTCACCGGTGCTTCGCGGTGCGGCCGGCCGCCCTCCACGGGACGGCCGGCTGCACCGGGCACCGTGCCCGGCTTCGTCGACGTCGGGAGCACGCAGATGCAGTTCGGTCGGTACTACGAGGAGTTCGAGGTCGGGGCTGTCTACAAGCACTGGCCCGGCAAGACCGTGACCGAGTACGACGACCACCTGTTCTGCCTGATCACGATGAACCACCACCCGCTGCACATGGACGCGAACTACGCGGAGAAGACGACGGACTTCGGCAGGAACGTCGTCGTCGGCAACTACATCTACTCGCTGCTGCTCGGCATGAGCGTTCCGGACGTGTCCGGCAAGGCCATCGCGAACCTGGAGATCGAATCGCTGCGGCACGTCGCGCCGACCTTCCACGGCGACACGATCTACGGCGAGACCACGGTCCTGGACAAGACGGAGTCGAAGTCGAAGGACGACCGCGGGATCGTCCACGTCGAGACCATCGGCTACAAGCAGGACGGCACCGTCGTGTGCATCTTCCGGCGCAAGGTCATGGTCCCGAAGCGCTCCTACGGGGAGTCCCGCGGCGGCGAGCAGCCCGGCCGGCCGGAGCCCACGCCGCGCTGATGCCGGTAGCGGTTCACCGCGGGGCGACCCCCCAGCTGCGCAGGGTCTCGACCAGCAGGGGCGTGCAGGGCAGCCGGTCGAGCGTGGCGGCGTCGGCGAAGAGGACTGCCGTGGCGTCGTCCCCGGCGACGGGCCGCTCGCTGCCCGGGACGGGACTGCAGGCCAGGTCCACGACGTCGTACACCACGCCGTCCCCCGGGATCCGCACCCGGCCGACGACCGCGCCGGCACGGACCACGAGGCCGGTCTCCTCGCGGACCTCCCGCTCGACCGCCGTCTCGGCCGTCTCGCCCGGCTCGATGCGACCGCCCGGCAGCGACCACCGTCCCGCATGGGGCGGGTGGCCGCGCTGGACGAGCAGGAGCCGTCCGGCCGCGTCGTGCACCACCGCGCCGACGCAGGGCACGACGGGCGGGCCGCTGGGCCGGGTCATGCGCGGGAGGCTACGCACCGTCCACCCGCAGCCACGCCGCACCCACGCATCGCAGTCGAGCGGATGCGCTGCGCTTGACTACTCCGGGCCGTCACAGCACGGTGTTGCCCGATGAGCGTCTCGCCGGTGTGCCCGCGCTGTGGTGAGCAGCTGGTCGTCCGGCACGGATCCCCGGCTCAGGCCTGGTGTCACGTGCACGGAGCGGTCACGCCGCTGCACCACACGGTGCTCGTGGCCCACGACGCCATCACCGCCGTCACCACCGACGCCCGCGTCCCCGCGTGGGTGCCCGACCCCATGCCGGTGGGCTGGTCGGTCACCGGCATGGCGTGGGGCGGCGAGCCCGGTGCCCGGGCGATCGTCGTCGACTGCGCCGGTCCTGCCCCGCTCGGCGGGTCGGCCGAGCTCGTGCTCGTGGCCGAGGAGCCCGGCACCGGTGTGGGCTGCGGCTACGCGGGACTGCCCGGACTCGATCCCGGCGACGTCATCGAGGGCCCGTCCTCGGTCGACGTGAAGGCGGCCGGGCAGCGCGCGCCACTCTGGGCGGTGCCCACCTCCGACGATCGGGCCGCGTTCGTGGGCGAGGCGTACGGCGTGTGGTTGTGGCTGGTCATGTGGCCGATGAACGCCGCGTGGCTGCTCGCCGAGCAACTGGAGCTGATCGACCTGCGCGACCGCATCTACCCGGACCTGCCGTTGGGACCGCCGAGCGAGCACCTGCTGCCGGGCCGGTGACCATCGGAACCCGACCGGCTCCGTTCATGATCGGCGCGCCGCCGATGCGACGGGTGGGACATCTGTTACCCATGGGACGAAGCAGTCCGCCGCACTCGGGTGGACCCTTGTCCCAGCGGGCTCTTCCGGGCCCGCCCGCACGAGCGCACCCCCGGAGGTGGCGGTGAACCTCAAGAAGGTCGTCACCTGGCTGGTCGTCGCTTTCGTCGTCTTCTACGTGATCCAGGCGCCGGAGCAGTCCGCCCAGCTCGTCCGCAACGCCGGCCAGGCCCTGGGGGACGCCGCCTCGTCCCTCGCGGCCTTCGTCGAGAACCTCGTCTAGCCGCGAGGTGAGCGGACGGGAGCCCTTGCCGCCACTGCCTCCCCGGGCGAGCAAGGATGTCCAGAAGTACCTCCTGCCCGAGGAGACCGCGGTGGTCGCCACCCGGCGGCACTGGGCGGTGCTCATCGAGCCGACCGTGAAGTTCCTCCCGGTCGTCGTCGCCGGCGGCTGGCTGCTGCTGTTCGACCCCGACAACCGGGTGACCAGCTCCGCCGGCCTCCTGGTGCTCGTCGCCGCCCTCGTCTACTACGGCCTGCGGGTGGGGGAGTGGTGGATGCGCCACTTCATCGTCAGCACGCGGCGCGTGCTGCTGACCTCCGGCGTCATCGTGCGGACGGTGACCCTGCTCCCCTTGCGCCGGATCACCGACCTCACGTGGAAGGAGACGTTGCTCGGGCAGCTGCTGGGCTACGGGACCTTCCGGTTCGAGTCCGCGGGGCAGCAGCAGGCGCTGTCGGAGATCACGTTCCTGCCCGGCGCCGACGTCCTCTACCGGCGGGTCAGCGCCCTCCTCTTCAGCACCGACTGGGGCGGGGCCGCGTCGAGCGGCGACGACGAGGGCAACCCGGAGCCGCCACCACCGCAGACCGGGCCGCCTCCTCCGGAGGACGGCCGGCGCGACACCGAGCCGATCCGCGATCTGCCCCCGCGGCAGTGACCGCCCGAACGGGTGCCCACCGGTCCGGTGCGGCAGGCTGAGCGCCGATGCGGATCGACCTGCACACCCACTCCACGGTGTCCGACGGCACCGACAGCCCGGCCGAGCTGCTGGCGACCGCGCGCGCCGCCGGGCTCGACGTCGTCGCCCTCACCGACCACGACACCACCGCCGGATGGTCCGTGGCCGAGGAGACGCGCCCCCCGGGGCTGACCGTCGTCCCGGGCATGGAGCTGTCCTGCCGGTGGTTCCCCGCCGACCAGCCGCCGATCAGCGTGCATCTGCTGGGCTACCTCTTCGATCCGCTGCATCCGGCGTTCGTCGCCGAGCGGGCCCGCCTGCGCGACGAGCGACTGGCCCGCGGGCAGCGGATCGTCGAGGCCCTCGCCGCCGACGGGTACCCGGTGCAGTGGGCGGAGATCGTCGAACGGTCCGCGGGCGGGGTGGTCGGGCGCCCGCACATCGCCCGCGCCCTCGTCGCTGCCGGCGTCGTCGACTCGGTGGACCACGCCTTCGCCACCCTCCTGAACCACCGCAGCCCCTACTACGCGCGCAAGGCCGACACCGATGTGCGGGAGGGGATCGCCCTGGTCCGCGCCGCCGGTGGCGTGCCGGTCTTCGCCCACGGCCTGGCCACCAAGCGGGGTCGGGTGGTCGGGGACGACGCCGTCGTGGCCATGGTCGAGGCGGGACTGCTGGGACTCGAGGTCGACCACCCCGACCACGCCGAGGACGAACGGGCCCACCTGCGCGCGCTGGCCGCCGACCTGCACCTCATCGTCACCGGCTCGAGCGACTACCACGGCACCAACAAGACGACGCCGATCGGCGCCTGCGCCACCGATCCGGAGCAGTTCGAGGCGATCGTCGCGGCCGGGACGGGCTGCGCGCCCTATCGCGACTGACCGGGAATCGTCGGACCGCCCCGTTACCGTGACGCGCGTGGGGATCCGACGGTGAGCGCGCAGCTCGAGATGCCCGGCATGCCGCGCCGGCTCTTCTCGGCGACCCCCAGCAAGCTCGCGGCTTTCGCCGACTGCCCGCGGCGCTACCGCTTCGCCTACGTCGACCGGCCACCGCCGGCGCGCGGTCCGGCCTGGGCGCACAACACGGTGGGCGCCGCCGTGCACGCCGCCCTGCGCTCGTGGTGGGACCTCCCGGTCGAGCGGCGCACCACGGCCGCGGCGCGCCAGCTGCTGTACTCGGCCTGGTCGCCGAACGGCTTCCGGGACGCGGAGCAGTCGCAGCGCTGGCGTGCCCGTGCCGCGGGCTGGCTCACCGAGTACGTCGCGACCCTCGATCCCACCGACGAGCCGGTCGGCAACGAGCGCACCGTCGGCGCCACGACCGAGCGGCTGGCCTTGTCGGGCCGGGTGGACCGGATCGACCAGCGCGGGGACGAGCTGGTCGTCGTCGACTACAAGACCGGCCGCAGCGTCTGCACCGACGACGAGGCGCGCGGATCACCGGCGCTGGCGGCCTACGTGCTGGGCGTCCGGCGGACGCTGCGCCGCCCGTGCAGCCGCGTCGAGCTGCACCACCTGCCCAGCGGCACCGTCGCGTCCTTCGAGCACACCGACCGGTCGCTGGCCAACCACATCCGCCGGGCCGAGGACATCGCGGTCGACATCACGGCGGCCACGGAGTCGGTGAGGGCGGGGAAGGACCCGGACGCCGCGTTCCCGCCCGTACCCGGCCAGCAGTGCAGCTGGTGCGACTTCCGGCCGTCGTGCCCGACCGGCCAGGCCGCGGCGCCCGCCCGCGAGACGTGGAGCTTCCTGGCCGAGGACGAGGCGCACGTCTGACGTTCAGGCAGCGGACTCAGGCAGCGGATTCAGGCAGCGGGTTCGGCGGCCACCCGCTCGAACCCGGCCCGCACGACGGGCGACCACCGCACCGG from Blastococcus sp. PRF04-17 encodes the following:
- a CDS encoding FtsK/SpoIIIE domain-containing protein; the protein is MTDLDGQTTQRALRSLSAELSRREAVLARHAVADIAALPEEVELARLVIVVDEFATLAEELPAFVPGLVGIAQRGRSLGVHLVLATQRPGGVVSPEIRANCTLRICLRTTDESDSRDVLGTTSAAHLPVDVPGRAFLRSGSGAPTLVQVARVATAPQRSGEAVPEVRRWSWPLLAAPITPSSARDRQNDLSRAREALIGRVRESGIAPPHRPWRPPLPDRIVPAPSPDRASPLDDGRAQTALVIGLVDRPDRQLQEPLTVDLAEGGAWLAVGGARSGRTTLLRTVLGEAVHRLDPDELHVHVLESGGGSLAADAAGLPHTGTAVGGEDALRAVRLVDRLATEVAARRAGPHDRPAPRILLLVDGLEAFSALLDEHDPGRGSTALLRLARDGAAAGLTCVITADRAVPGGRLAALARQRLVLPLPDRADYAMAGVPARAVPSHRPPGRALLGEEATECQLTLPRPLTEARGGPVSSPPPLRIAELPPEPVLTVPGAAPPRWTERSRCRSAPAGTTARRRSWSWHGPAACWSPDRRVAADRRHWTPSPTICAPAVRRSCASACRRSAARDGRPRTPSGSDRPTSRASPTGCAAPPVGRRSWSPTTSGPRPSGPPSTVCRPWERPTGSSCSPPAAPAPSRRTTRDRSRHSVGRAPVCCSAPAPGTPTCSACGCRGRRSPSARAPAGW
- a CDS encoding NUDIX hydrolase, coding for MTRPSGPPVVPCVGAVVHDAAGRLLLVQRGHPPHAGRWSLPGGRIEPGETAETAVEREVREETGLVVRAGAVVGRVRIPGDGVVYDVVDLACSPVPGSERPVAGDDATAVLFADAATLDRLPCTPLLVETLRSWGVAPR
- a CDS encoding RecB family exonuclease; this encodes MSAQLEMPGMPRRLFSATPSKLAAFADCPRRYRFAYVDRPPPARGPAWAHNTVGAAVHAALRSWWDLPVERRTTAAARQLLYSAWSPNGFRDAEQSQRWRARAAGWLTEYVATLDPTDEPVGNERTVGATTERLALSGRVDRIDQRGDELVVVDYKTGRSVCTDDEARGSPALAAYVLGVRRTLRRPCSRVELHHLPSGTVASFEHTDRSLANHIRRAEDIAVDITAATESVRAGKDPDAAFPPVPGQQCSWCDFRPSCPTGQAAAPARETWSFLAEDEAHV
- a CDS encoding DUF6758 family protein; protein product: MSVSPVCPRCGEQLVVRHGSPAQAWCHVHGAVTPLHHTVLVAHDAITAVTTDARVPAWVPDPMPVGWSVTGMAWGGEPGARAIVVDCAGPAPLGGSAELVLVAEEPGTGVGCGYAGLPGLDPGDVIEGPSSVDVKAAGQRAPLWAVPTSDDRAAFVGEAYGVWLWLVMWPMNAAWLLAEQLELIDLRDRIYPDLPLGPPSEHLLPGR
- a CDS encoding WXG100 family type VII secretion target, coding for MKVDIATLQNMAGQCRAEAADTAGRHAALSSSINMSVLDGWTDSQAALRFTELYEQWRLSAQGVSDALTGMGTLLTNVAGSYQQHEAEMAARIGSML
- a CDS encoding MaoC family dehydratase, translated to MPGFVDVGSTQMQFGRYYEEFEVGAVYKHWPGKTVTEYDDHLFCLITMNHHPLHMDANYAEKTTDFGRNVVVGNYIYSLLLGMSVPDVSGKAIANLEIESLRHVAPTFHGDTIYGETTVLDKTESKSKDDRGIVHVETIGYKQDGTVVCIFRRKVMVPKRSYGESRGGEQPGRPEPTPR
- a CDS encoding PHP domain-containing protein; this translates as MRIDLHTHSTVSDGTDSPAELLATARAAGLDVVALTDHDTTAGWSVAEETRPPGLTVVPGMELSCRWFPADQPPISVHLLGYLFDPLHPAFVAERARLRDERLARGQRIVEALAADGYPVQWAEIVERSAGGVVGRPHIARALVAAGVVDSVDHAFATLLNHRSPYYARKADTDVREGIALVRAAGGVPVFAHGLATKRGRVVGDDAVVAMVEAGLLGLEVDHPDHAEDERAHLRALAADLHLIVTGSSDYHGTNKTTPIGACATDPEQFEAIVAAGTGCAPYRD
- a CDS encoding PH domain-containing protein, producing the protein MSGREPLPPLPPRASKDVQKYLLPEETAVVATRRHWAVLIEPTVKFLPVVVAGGWLLLFDPDNRVTSSAGLLVLVAALVYYGLRVGEWWMRHFIVSTRRVLLTSGVIVRTVTLLPLRRITDLTWKETLLGQLLGYGTFRFESAGQQQALSEITFLPGADVLYRRVSALLFSTDWGGAASSGDDEGNPEPPPPQTGPPPPEDGRRDTEPIRDLPPRQ
- a CDS encoding FtsK/SpoIIIE domain-containing protein → MDVEVTAADVDTVEAVLPALSRVTGSTVTALWKGPVRLAGDLRLTSPHLGHGAVLGCDGPAPTAANNHSSPLELQVVGGPAAGHTHPLALGRHEVGRAGDVAVRIDDPDVSRRHAVVEVGNGAITVADQGSTNGSRLDGVDLGRVPAVWPADAVLRIGASSLRVTGPAGSPAALEPAPGGRLRLRPTPRLTAPDGEVEVAIPGPPSAPPRRRLAWVAILLPAVAGGLMAWLLATPTFLFFALLSPVVGVGTWLSERWSGRRAGQREAATHAAELASAEARVAEAVRADRRAIETTHPDPATVATAARRRTHLLWTRSARGSETLSARVGSGPGTTRVVRRQADGSRAQETAASLPVVVDLAAHGGLAVAGPRARALGAVTTVLAQLAVLHAPGDVDLALLTDPARLPDWAWVRWLPHLGPHAVRVQPGAADGPDEALHAWLTDLVALRRAASADPPRAAGPSRGRLLVLVDRALPPELVAVLRSGRDAGVVVLTLADTPEDLPVPLDAVLCLQGETGDQAVLGVQGTPDRPGVTVDRMPLAVAADLARDLAGLVPAGSGGGLPSAVRLLDLPAGGLRLDDTGRLTGAWSHGRDRLVAALGRSAQGPVQLDLVRQGPHALVAGTTGSGKSELLQTLITGLAMNHPPSRCSFLLVDYKGAPRSPKRRTSRTRSVW